Genomic window (Alligator mississippiensis isolate rAllMis1 chromosome 4, rAllMis1, whole genome shotgun sequence):
aagggtcaaagggccgggggcccaccacaTGGAATgaccaagagctgagggcctggggttccgactggcctggaggtgggccagggctagtagccaaaggtcctggggggaccacacgcgtaaggggaagcagttcagggagctatgctgcccaggatgaaggcgGAATAGGCTGCCTGAGGAGACTAATCCAGGCGGGGTTCAACTAGTAGAATTCCAGGGTCCAGTGCAAGGCTGGTGATattgataacatctggatgccatctgcaaggcttgggctgtggtgtaggggaggaacggagcagCAAATAGCGCCTTCAGGCACTGAGGCAAGAAATTAAGCCTCCTGCTTAATTTACATCAATTagttaattaccaacaaggcatggcaggaaagaaggcgggcagttagcccagaaacaggtgggcgggccactgggaaattggccctgagaaggccccctgttacatacCCCTATTGCAGGGAAGGCAGCATAGGCACCAATAGGCTTCGCTCATGTACCCAGGGCTGTGGCAGCCAGACGCCAGTAGCCTGAGGGAAAGGTGGGGGTTTAATCCCTGCGTTGAAGGCAGCACAAACGTGGTGCCCTGGGCCAAGTCCATCTGAGAAGCGGCCAGccggctgtggggagaggggatgtgacctggctgtgAGATGAGGGGGAGCTtgcaagcacctcctctggacactttcaagaaacatttggatgtttatcttgctgggatgctctgaccctagctgacttcctgcccctgggcagggggctggacccaataatcttatgaggtcccttccagccctaatgtctatgaaatctatgaagtgctGCTACATTTACATGTATTAAGGTACTCCAGTGGCATAACTGTTCTATATTGGAAATCAATTTTTAGTACCTCTCAGGAGTCACTTTCTTCACAACCATAGCTTGGTAGGTAATGGCTTTCTTATCTTTGATGCCCGTGTAACTGAAGTCTGAAGGAAGCACACCAAGTTCAGAAGACAAATAGCCAATTGCTTCTAGTGTTTCCAGATTTTCTTTCTGAAGGGTGAAAGCTGAAACAATGATCTCAAAGTTATTAAAAAACCCATATTCAAGTTATCCAAGGCCCCATACCATGAAGAATAAATAGCCTAGTGCCAGTTCTTTATATCTAGATGTTACCTGCTACGAatatagaaggattttttttaaatctaaatctgTAGTTAAAAAGTTTTTTCCATGTCAAAAGAGAAAGATGTACATGGTAAGAGAAACTAAGCTACAGAAACTAGAAAAGATGAGCTTAAGaacaacagcattttttttcaatgttacCAACACaaaaatttcttcactgttaTTCACTTAAAACAATTGCACAACTTTAATTACAAAACACCTAATGAAAAATTTAAAGAGAACATGAGATTTAATGTCGGTCCCTCTCTAACATATACTGCTCTTCTGATAGACACATTACTCTGAGTATCAGGTACCAGAGGCTTTAAGAAATACTGTCATAAGCCAAATTTGATTATCATAAGACTACAGGAAATAAAATCCTACCCTCTAACAGAACAGGTTAATATCAAAGTACACAGATTCTCCATCCTTAAGCAGCCAGTGCATACAATGAACATAAGACAAAAAGTTAAATCTGGAAATAGTTCAATCATTTCCTTTGTGCAGTTTAATTTACAGCAACACTTTGATTCATTCCTCATGCCAATTTAAAACTGGTATTACACCACTTTTCTCAGTAGAATTACTCCTGATTTATGTACGAATAATAAAAGACCTGAATCTTCTTTCTTGTTTAaaagtttaattattttaaagggAGCAATCTTATCCAAGAAAACCATGAAACTATTAAAATTCACCTGTATAAAGATTCTGTTTCTCCTGGCAATCAGCAGCTGGCCTTTTTCTGGAACACGTTTTCTCCCGAAATCTTACCATTATCGCTGTGTTTTGCTGACCACTGAAGTCTGTCACAGAAAAAGACTTTGTTTCTAAAAGTTTTCCAAATTTTTTACTGATGAAATGATGGACTGTCTTTCTGTGTTCCTTGTTCTCATCGGGCTTAAAAGAAAATTTAGAGGTCTTCAGTTTTGCatctaaaaatttaaaaaaatcatatgctTCTTCTTCAGTAACAAACTGGCAAAGCTCTCTGTAATCAGCATTTGCTTTTACAATAATTTCACTGTTTTTTGTAACAGTCATTAGGAAAGGAAATTTCTGTCTTATGGCACTATGTAAGCAGGCTCGATTCTCCTTTTCAAAAATAGGCCCCAGTGAGAATTCATTAGAATAAGGAGTTTGATCATTTTCTGAATTCCACGCATCTTTTACATTGCAAGCAAACTGACTAAGCAGCTCGTTCACAGACTTGCTTAACAAGGAGTCCAACACGTCAGTGTCATCGATCCCACATTTAGGTATGGTTTTGGTCACGCGTTCCTTGTTTTCTTTAACAGATGAAAGACATTCTTCTGAAGCATGACTTAGATTGTCCACCTGGCAATGTTCATCctctgtgcccagttctggggtATTTATTCTTAACCTCTTGTGATGCTGCTGGTAGGGGCTCTTTTGTTCCAATGGAGTTTCACTGATAGCACAAGAAGACTCAGTGTCACTAAGTAACTGCCCAAACACATCAATTTCTGTTACTACAAAGTCACTAGGAGAGTTTTTCACACTACCACAAAAGCCAATGTGATCATTCACATAACTAAAAGAATTAAGCATGATTCCAGTGCTTGTTTCCACTTCGAACCTGAAATGACAAAATTTGCAAAAAGGACAGAAGATGGGTAATTAGCAGAGAAACACTTCAGAGAAGAGGCATAGGAATACTTTAATTTCTGCCCTTCCTACTTACTGAGGgacattatttctttttaaaaagtcaatttagagaaattttaaaatcatttagcATGAGTTAAAAATGGAATGTTTCCTATGAGCAGATCAAAAACCACCTACAAGCTTGTTAGGCCTGTCATAGGTTGACCAGATCCAACACCATTGAAAAACTGCTAAGAATGAGTAGCACGTAAGCTTCCCAGGGCTGAATTAAAGACACTAAAGGTAAAATGGAATGAGCTCAAAAAGGTAACTGGAAAGCAAGCAGAAAAAGGTTTGTGGAAGAATAAGTAAATTTAGAAAAGAGAAttggggatcggactcgatgatctattgaggtcccttctgaccctaacatctaacatctatgaataaggaAATCCCAGGGTGGAACAAGGAGGTACAAAGACCGGTCTGTGAAAGTACAAAATCATAGGAGAGGGGTGAGGTTTAAAGCCAGATCAAAGGAAAACAGATCTAAGAACAGACAAAtagccaaaaggaaaaaaaaaaaataggaaatttACAGAAAATCTCAAGCACAAAGCACCAATCAGCAAGAAAGTTAACAAGAAAGGTgattagttaaaaaataaaagctcatTCCCTGTTAGTTGCCAACGTATCATTTTCATCTTGCATAAGTCAACCTTGAAAGTGTCTAGAAGAAAGATTTTGTCAAATTACTGCATGTTACTCTAGATATAAACCTCTTGTGTCCAGTCCTCATcgctctccagcccctgctgcagcagactgttgtgggcaaagattgggcttataaatCACCTGTGTACCCACGTGACctagcctccctgccccacaccatcCTCTCTTTCtgctctcttctttctccctcactttttctttcctacttcgtttctctcttctccccccaacccctgctggatGTGGGGATCTTCACTTGCGAAGGATGAACAACACTCTAGACGTAGATTATGATTTATGCCTGAGATTTAATAAAAATGAGCATGAAGATTTAGAGATGAAGCAGAAAGCAACTGCAAAGTGAGAACAGAAGCTGGTAATGGGGGacacagccatggcagcaggggaagcagagaaAACAACAGCTAGCTCAAAAGCATGCCCGAAGGACAGCAAGACAGAAACCAACCGTTGATTTGTTCCACGTTGTCAAGCGCTAAGTTTGTGGTGAGCTGGTGCATTTTAATAGGAGTCACTTTTGATGGCTGCAGGAATGACTTTGCAGGTGCGGGTGGTTTCAACTTATTGCACCACTCACCACCAAATCATGCAATGTGTGTAATAGGGACCTGGTGTAAAGAAAGGGCTGGTGTTAGAAAGGGCCTATCTGATGAAGACAGAGAGAAGAGCGGTGACTTAAGGGGG
Coding sequences:
- the PUS7L gene encoding pseudouridylate synthase PUS7L isoform X3, which translates into the protein MRTGHKRFEVETSTGIMLNSFSYVNDHIGFCGSVKNSPSDFVVTEIDVFGQLLSDTESSCAISETPLEQKSPYQQHHKRLRINTPELGTEDEHCQVDNLSHASEECLSSVKENKERVTKTIPKCGIDDTDVLDSLLSKSVNELLSQFACNVKDAWNSENDQTPYSNEFSLGPIFEKENRACLHSAIRQKFPFLMTVTKNSEIIVKANADYRELCQFVTEEEAYDFFKFLDAKLKTSKFSFKPDENKEHRKTVHHFISKKFGKLLETKSFSVTDFSGQQNTAIMVRFREKTCSRKRPAADCQEKQNLYTAFTLQKENLETLEAIGYLSSELGVLPSDFSYTGIKDKKAITYQAMVVKKVTPERMKEVGTAIVKKGMKVYNIHRVCQHLRLGQLKGNHFDITVRDLGLQQNDSSADVKERISEAIENIQTNGFVNYYGPQRFGQGQNVRTDQIGLALLNEEMVKAVKLFFTPEDTDDPVNQAKKYFLQTEDAKGTLARMPEFKVHIVTAPEESASNYTIHQVVLPMVGHSIKYPSNKVGQWYHEILAEDALQTCRFRLSALQLNIPGCYRHILKNVHNLSYRFLEDSKEGIKSEDSCHLDASKASLFLSFDLDPSCYATVCLREIMKCDI
- the PUS7L gene encoding pseudouridylate synthase PUS7L isoform X1: MRTGHKRFEVETSTGIMLNSFSYVNDHIGFCGSVKNSPSDFVVTEIDVFGQLLSDTESSCAISETPLEQKSPYQQHHKRLRINTPELGTEDEHCQVDNLSHASEECLSSVKENKERVTKTIPKCGIDDTDVLDSLLSKSVNELLSQFACNVKDAWNSENDQTPYSNEFSLGPIFEKENRACLHSAIRQKFPFLMTVTKNSEIIVKANADYRELCQFVTEEEAYDFFKFLDAKLKTSKFSFKPDENKEHRKTVHHFISKKFGKLLETKSFSVTDFSGQQNTAIMVRFREKTCSRKRPAADCQEKQNLYTAFTLQKENLETLEAIGYLSSELGVLPSDFSYTGIKDKKAITYQAMVVKKVTPERMKEVGTAIVKKGMKVYNIHRVCQHLRLGQLKGNHFDITVRDLGLQQNDSSADVKERISEAIENIQTNGFVNYYGPQRFGQGQNVRTDQIGLALLNEEMVKAVKLFFTPEDTDDPVNQAKKYFLQTEDAKGTLARMPEFKVREKMILRALNRYGVNHEGCTRAWFSLPHSMRIFYVHAYCSKIWNAAASYRFKIYGSKVVEGDLVLSEENVDESSSLNDRVHIVTAPEESASNYTIHQVVLPMVGHSIKYPSNKVGQWYHEILAEDALQTCRFRLSALQLNIPGCYRHILKNVHNLSYRFLEDSKEGIKSEDSCHLDASKASLFLSFDLDPSCYATVCLREIMKCDI